One stretch of Rhinolophus ferrumequinum isolate MPI-CBG mRhiFer1 chromosome 3, mRhiFer1_v1.p, whole genome shotgun sequence DNA includes these proteins:
- the LOC117015956 gene encoding cytoskeleton-associated protein 2, with the protein MSCAQAVPQDLLLPPSQRAHPTFREQRKQNLKEHLLKRKTIFAYKQENQILSSRDQRAMTSEGQVQEETKVLKLKTKMADKENISRPTRSKNNITIEKNCIPLKPSNELTNSTIAIDTHNLETNNQTLQLPNKDKPPNQRMTLSQAFHIKNNIKKKQITTEKPKQDAYMLKKPVLGSYSGQIVQSKVNSFRKPVQVKEENSATTKKLSTTIFKATKPQPINTSSVTVKSERAPNMKTTTKFVSTTSQNRQLLRPPIRSHYNNTQDSMTRGISRTSANVTIRKGPPEKGLLQLNSVSSNVKTSSSQEVKRNEALSRSITSEIIAKPASSSNTKLTEKSKTIDQRRHTIAKATINSRSAQPKETAEERKARLSEWRAGKGRVLKRPSSSVVTHPEPEGQNEKPVGSFWTTMAEEDEQRLFTEKVNKTVSECLNLINEGCPKEEILDTLNGLIKNIPDAKKLVKYWICLARIEPLTSPIENIIAIYEKAILAGAQPIEEMRHAIVDILTMKSQEKVTFGEIFEEPCATKEQIQEVNIEDTGVKLESGKPEMENKHHRNVVFQDCEPEQNDKTKDPANDVKTPSTETRESCLIKYNVSTTPYLQSVKKKMQVDEINSTFKELKFLTPVRRSRRLQDNISKLPDMLKDHYPCVSSLEQLTELGDESDAFICRPNAALCRMYMEPETKEEK; encoded by the coding sequence ATGAGCTGTGCCCAAGCTGTGCCACAAGACCTACTGCTTCCCCCGAGTCAGAGGGCCCATCCCACgttcagagaacaaagaaaacaaaacctcaagGAACATCtactcaaaagaaaaactatatttgCATACAAACAGGAAAATCAGATATTATCCAGTAGAGACCAGAGAGCGATGACATCTGAGGGTCAAGtccaagaagaaacaaaagttctGAAACTTAAGACAAAAATGGctgataaagaaaatatcagtAGACCTACAAGGAGCAAAAATAAcataacaattgaaaaaaattgtattccttTAAAACCTTCTAATGAATTAACCAATTCAACTATAGCAATTGACACACATAATTTGGAGACTAATAATCAAACTCTGCAGTTACCAAATAAAGATAAGCCCCCAAATCAACGTATGACATTAAGCCAAGcatttcacattaaaaacaatattaaaaagaaacaaatcactaCAGAAAAACCAAAGCAAGATGCTTACATGCTCAAGAAACCTGTGCTTGGATCTTACAGTGGCCAAATTGTTCAGTCTAAGGTTAATTCATTTAGAAAACCTGTACAAGTCAAAGAGGAGAATTCTGCAACAACGAAGAAACTTTCAACTACTATCTTTAAAGCCACAAAGCCTCAGCCTATAAACACCAGCAGTGTAACAGTGAAAAGTGAGAGAGCCCCAAATATGAAGACTACCACTAAATTTGTGAGCACTACATCTCAGAACAGACAACTTTTGCGTCCTCCAATTAGAAGTCACTACAATAATACCCAGGACTCCATGACCCGAGGCATCAGTAGAACCTCTGCCAATGTGACAATTCGGAAAGGGCCACCTGAGAAAGGTTTACTGCAATTAAATTCAGTTTCATCTAATGTCAAAACCAGTTCTTCtcaggaagtaaaaagaaatgaggcacTATCAAGAAGCATCACATCGGAAATTATAGCCAAGCCTGCTTCATCTTCTAATACCAAACTGACAGAAAAGTCAAAAACCATTGACCAGCGTAGACATACTATCGCAAAAGCAACTATCAATAGTAGATCTGCTCAGCCCAAAGAAActgcagaagagagaaaagctCGTCTGAGTGAGTGGAGAGCTGGCAAAGGAAGAGTGCTGAAAAGGCCTTCTAGCTCAGTAGTTACCCACCCTGAACCTGaaggacaaaatgaaaaaccAGTTGGGTCCTTTTGGACTACCATGGCAGAAGAAGATGAGCAAAGATTATTTACTGAAAAAGTAAACAAGACAGTTTCTGAGTGCCTTAACCTAATCAATGAGGGCTgcccaaaagaagaaatattggaCACACTGAATGGCCTGATTAAAAATATTCCAGATGCCAAAAAACTTGTTAAATATTGGATATGCCTTGCACGAATTGAACCACTCACGAGTCCTATTGAAAATATTATCGCAATCTATGAGAAGGCGATTCTGGCAGGAGCTCAGCCTATCGAAGAGATGCGACATGCAATTGTAGATATTCTAACAATGAAGAGTCAAGAAAAAGTTACTTTTGGAGAAATTTTTGAAGAGCCTTGTGCAACCAAGGAACAAATCCAAGAAGTCAACATTGAAGATACCGGTGTTAAACTAGAGTCAGGAaaaccagaaatggaaaataaacatcatAGAAATGTGGTATTTCAAGACTGTGAACCAGagcaaaatgacaaaacaaaagaTCCAGCCAATGATGTTAAAACTCCCAGTACAGAAACTAGAGAGAGTTGcttaattaaatataatgtgtctACTACACCATACTTACAAAGTGTGAAAAAGAAGATGCAAGTTGATGAAATAAATTCTACATTTAAAGAGCTGAAGTTTCTAACACCAGTTAGACGTTCTCGACGTCTTCAAGACAACATTTCTAAATTGCCAGATATGTTAAAAGATCATTATCCTTGTGTGTCTTCATTGGAACAGTTAACAGAGTTGGGAGATGAAAGTGATGCTTTCATATGCCGCCCTAATGCAGCCCTGTGCCGGATGTATATGGAGCctgaaacaaaagaagagaaatga